The genome window ACTCCAGTATCCAGCAAACCAGAATTGTTAAATGATATTGGGCTTAATGATCAAAACAGGTTTATATCATGTGAATAACCAATTGGCATTTTCCAGTTACAACCTGGCAAATACGGGATTAACAGGTCCCGTATAGCTATTAGCAGCTATGAAGCTATAGGTGCAGATCATGAAGAAATTTGAAAATAACCAATCAAATCATAAAATCAATTTAAACTGGTAGCTGTTGAAGTGACGCTATTACCAGAGTGATGTTTTCAAAGCTCTAAGTACAAGTCTAGCTGTGGCACCAGCTACAGGATATGTAGTGAGCTTTGGCTAAGACAGGAGTAAAGAAGAGGGCATTAACAACTCTATTGAGATCTTGACTAGATAAGAAGGATCATATTCTGGAAACAGTCTTAATGTAGAAATAATTTTAGTGTAGCAGCACAGTCTCAATGCATGTCTGAGTACCCCTGTAGATCTGTCAGCTTTACCccctatatatacacacaatacATGTGTGCAGAAATATGTGAGTGCATGTGTCACAGTGGTGATCTGGGactatttatacattttcctgTCACACACTGACAAAGCTGAGGCATGCATCAGCCTCTTAACAAATGATAATACTGTGAGGACGCAAGAGATAGAGAAagacacgcgcacacacacacacacacacacacacacacacacacacacacacacactaacacacacacacacacacacactgtagttcaaggtgtgtgtgtgtgtgtgtgtgtgtgtgtgtgtgtgtgtgtgtgtaagctaTAGCACAATAATTTGACAGCAGATAGAGTGGCAGCTGGTGATGACAAGGCAGAGACAGAAATTTTAAGAGAGAAACAATTCATTacctttattatttttcaaatgaaggTGTGTGGACTTAATTTAATAGATTACTTGAGATCATTTAATGGCATTTATGCTTGCATGATAGCAAATAAGGCCAAAATCTCAATGCCCAGTTACCTCATCTATTGTAATGGGCTTTATGGCCTCACTGTATCCATATGTTGTTGCTGGTGTCTGTCTGCATGAAGCACCAGTTGCCTGTAAAATTGTCTCTGTGAGGTTAAATAAAGGTCACTTTGTTCCATGTCAATAGCACGTCACTGATAGAATTAGAGAAGCTAGGGAATATAGAGGGCGGATGCTATGTGAGGTATTTCTTTCAGTATATGGATACGGCCCGGCAGCGCTTGAAGTGGTGAAAGGGCCCACATTCACATGTTGGCGTGTGTATCGGCCAGTTTCAGCAAATTATGAAGTATTAAAGTCTGAAGGACTACAGCAAATAATTGGTGGTAATGCTGATGTTGACATATATTTTCTAAACATTGGGacaatcatttcagtcattagAGTTTAGAATAGCTGATTATGTACACTAGCTTCAGTGCAGGGGCTGGGATGCCCACAGTTTtagtgtttattgtttgttttgtcttcgtGCCACTTTTGGAGCCAGGCAAACATTGTTGTAAGGCTAATGTAACAAAGAAAAGCGTAAAGGAGAGAAGTGGGACAGGTGAGCGTCACATAGTGTCCCCTGGGTAATGCAGTTTATTAAGGGCTATTTTGAACTGCCCAGAGAAACTGATATGGAGAGTACTTGTAGTTtctaaggagaaaaaaagagcaatttCATGACGACATTATCGGGCAAAATACAACATCattgtttaaatatatatatgtaaaattGCCCAACAAAACTATTGACTATTGTATGTCGCTTGTGGAGCCTCTAACAGCAGGATGACCTTAACCCTTTAAAGAAGGGAAAGTGAAAGTTTAACATttgacagtaataataataattaataattcatgGAGTAGATATTCGTGGAGTAGATAACGCTGGTACagggaaacagacaaaaacaggtaCAACAATAGTCAAGAGGTGGGGGGGTGGATTGAAGAGCAGTGGAGGGGGTGTGGGCtgatgtgtgaggagagtggaagGAGAGTGTAGAGGGGCGGGTCAGGGGGAGAGGGCAGGAATGAATGTAGTTATGGGTAGGGGAGATCTTAGGCTTGTGAGAAGAGGTAGGTTTTTAGGCgggatttaaatgtggtaaGTGAGGGAGAGTCACGGATGGGttgggggagagagttccaaaGTCAGGGTGCAGTTCTGGAGAAGGCTCTGTGTCCaaaggttttgagtttggatggtGGTATagtcagagtgagagtggaggaggaTCGGCGGGCTCGGTAGGGGCGGTGGGGGataaggaggtcagacaggtagGGTGGGGCCAGGTGATGGAGAGCTTTGAAGTTCAGGAGGAGtattttgaagtcaatgcgttgtttgatagggagccagtgaaggGTGTAGAGaacaggggtgatgtgttcaCGGGACCGGGTGTGAGTGAGGAGGCTAGCAGCAGAGTTTTGGACCGTTTGAAGTCTATGGAGGGAATGAGAGGTGATGCCAGtgaggagggagttgcagtagtcgaGACGTGAGGAGATGAAGGCGTGGATGAGGGATTCAGCAGCAGGGGGGGAGAGGCAGTGTCTGATTTTGGCAATGCGGCAGAGGTGGAAGTAGGAGGTCTtgacagtggagctgacatGGGGATCAAAGGAGAGGGTGGGGTCCAGGATAACGCCAAGGTTGCGTGCCAGGGGGGAGGGAAAGATGATCGAGCTGTCGATGGTGAGTGAGATGGGTCCAGTATTGCATAGAGTGGATTTGGTGCCAATGAGGAGGAGCTCTGTTTTGGGGGTCGAATcttgtttaaaatgcattgcAAAATTCAAAACGGCCATTTTCTCTGAGCACATGCTCAGGGTCGAATGCTGGAAATatgttctgctgctgtgttacGGGTTGCAAGTCCTAAAATGTGGATGATGATGGACAGTGGAAATCTGGAGGGACTCAGGGCCATAGTTCAAGTCAccggctaacattagcatttaactCCATCCTGGAAACGCATTTCACTGCCAGGCTTACATAAATGTATCCAAGACATGTGTTGATTTTAGAATTATTGTAATTTTAATGTATAATGGTAGAACGGTAATGTAAGGGGGAAGTTGTTGAATACAAACGTTACCAGAAGCCAACAGGTtagcaaaaatgttgttgtcttATCCTAGAAATATGGCCCAGTGCCCCTCCAAAATGTTCATTATCTATGGCCTTTTCAGGTAATGATCAATCAGGAAGGTGACATAAAACCTTCAAAGCAGGGTGACAAACTGCTGGCAATTTAGCTGTTGTTTTACGTCAGTGCACTCTGGCTTTTTTGCCTTTGTCtttggtaaataaaaaaataaatcatcctTGATAGAGGTTGGTTGTAGGCCAGTTAAAACGATTCCAAAAGTTGTAAAATCTATTGTTAGCTTGACTCAATATGATCAACTTGTCACTATTTAACCTTAAGTATAATAGTCTAACCAGACTTTACTCAGGTACTGATAGGTGTAGCAGGATGAGCTGAGCCATTGTCAGTTAAAGGTCATCTTgagaacacacactgaacaatGTAGGTTATCAGTGGACACACATATGGAGACACACTCGTCTCTGTTATGATGGTATTTAGTGTGTTTGTCCATAAACAGCCAACCTAAAGGTCTGAGAACAGGTTAGCTGACAAAGCAGTGAGATAGATCCTGTCAGTCTGCAGATAAGAGAGCTTCACTCAGACCTGAAAAATCCtatgaaaaaatgtttaatgtctGCATTCGTGCAAAGTCATGTTGAGCCTTGACAGTCAGTGGTGGGTTCTCACGTGACAAGAGTGTGTATTTAGACGAGGTTACAAGATGGAGCTTTTTTCCCCAACCAGAGCTAAGAAGGGACATAGGACACTAGAGAAAACGTGACCTGACTGACTCCTACTGTATGCTGATCACTGTTAGACTGGAAAGAAAGACACTGGAGTATGACAGAAATCATGAAGTGAACCGAGGTGTAGCTGAGCAGCTGAGTCAACACATTGCTCCATACTGCCTCTGTTGTATCAACTCAAAGACGGGGCAGAATTCTCTCCTGCTGAtgccctgagtgtgtgtgtgtcttgctgGCTCTCCATGGTGCTCAATCAGGTGTCACAACACGCAGTCAGGGGAATGGAGATGATAGTCAGAGAAAGTTAAATGCCAAAATACCAGTTGTCGTATTACATTTTGGCGTGCACATTTAATTGAGTTCAAATGTGAAGAGGAGACTGAAAACAAGAGAAGCCTTTGTGCTGCAGATAATCAGTGTTCAGCGCACTGCAACTTAAAAGAACTCGTGCAAATGGACAAAACGCAAGAAAATTAAAGGATAGCTgcacaaaaattaaaattcagtcattatctactcatcccTATACACACTTTATTTATGATAAAAACTtcgctgtagctgctaagctaaaagtgttagcacgCACCCCACCAGAAGCAGTAGCAGAAGCTGGACTTTGCTTCAAGGTGgtaaatattgtcttttgaAATCAGCTGGGATCTCAGGGACTGAGACTGGGATTACACTGGACGAGCAGTATGGAGtctttttttggtttcaaaggtgtaatatgtaagaactttTGTGGAAACATGCAACATTTAACTAAGATTATCAAtggaatgtgaagaaataaaaaaatttgaCATCATGACTTCTGcctattgtgttgcagagatacctgctgaagttagcatgtaaACCAGCTAGCCCAAGGCCCGTACTGATTCATAGCTCCTGTGCtaacagtgtaaacaccaacacagccCTGCTCATCCGACCTTCCAGTTTGCACAGCTGGCTGCACAGTTAACTAGGCTGACTCGCTGATGGTACCTACAGTAATCAGCAGTTGGGGATTATTCTGGGTAAATGCTGCTCACAATATGTTTTGAATAGAACAGAAAATTCATttctacataatgcacctttaaatcatgTCCCCATCCACTTCAGCTGTAGAGGAGAAAACCGCAATGCTGCTCCaaaaataacccttttgtgGAATAGGAAACTTCagctgactttccatcggcatgtaGGCGAGGAGAtgactgagttttcatttttgggtgaacttgtccttcaTGAAAACACCTTCATCAATAATATTACGTCTTTCCTTGACCTCACGACGTTTTCATCAAGGTCAAGGAAACATGTTGAGGAAAAGATTGTAAACACCCTTCCCATTTGTGTGTAAAGCACTGAGGCACCTTTCCTCAGAATTTAGAGAATTCACACAGGGCTTATCATGGCTGATACGTTACTGCTCAGCAAGATcatttcctaaccctaaccaagtattGTGGTACCAACACCTAACCATTTTCATGAGTGTATCGTGTAGCAGGTGTGTCATATGGCCATTGTGAATTTTGCAGATGGACCTACTTGCAGATAAGAACCCCTTCTAGGCAAAACAGACAGTCAACCAAAACCTTGGCATGTCCCGCCGCCTGTGTCTGTCATCTACTTGCAGCGCTTCTTaatttggttgtgtttttttttttaaagctgtgaaGGTTTTCTCATATAAGTCTAATTCCCTTGTGTTTTGTCTATATGCATGTGTTTTCTTAGATTCCACTGCTCTCAGGGCCACTGTCAAAAAGTCCATTACCTCCTTTGGAGTTGATAATTACTCCTATTTTTTCTGGTACTTTGTGCCTCAGTCTAACATTAGAACAACATAAGGACAGGACAAGTATAAAGGACAGCAACATCAAAAATACTGGAGGCAATGTTTGAGACACCAGCAGATATGTAATGAGTTCCCCACCAGGGGGCAGCAAGAGACACTCATAAGTTCTCATTCTATGCTGTCACCCTTACATTTCTACTTTATGTGTCCCTGTTACACTTTTAACTATTGTTTCCTATGGCAGTGCACGTTTTTGCAGCGAATCCATCTAAAGAATCAGGGACCGTTTAAAATTACTAAACTATTTATTATATAATTCTTTACAGTAGCAGCACCAGTGCAAAATcattctgctgcagctcaaTACTGAGGgggtacaaaaataaacaactgatGACGATGTTTATTTCATCTTTTGCTCTCCTGTTACCATCAGTCATCTGGGACTGTACGGAGTGATCTACAAAGCACACCCAAAGGGAGAGCCACGCTCAGGAGATGTGTCCGTAGCTGATATAATCGTAACTATCAAAAATTGTAAGCACACTCTTTTTGACATCATGtaactttaatgtttttttcaaaggcCATACACTGACAGCAAGCTCTGATTTGCAAGTCTCAACAATAAGAATGAACAATAAACAAGAGCAAAGTACATCATCATAACTAAGAAATATACCACGAAATTTAAGGACGGAATGGAGCGCACAAATATCAGTACcagcatgaaaacacaaacatccctGAGTTTACCTTTGGTAACAGTTGAAATAAAAGCTACTTTACTTTGCCTTTATGCAAAGACCATGACTGTACAACCACATCAAACCGCATCAGGACAATTTACTTCTCAATGCAAATCTGTACAAACACTCAGCCTGACAACATAATGACATCTACCTCACCTCATCCCAAATAAAGGAATAGCAATATTTTCGTTTTAATTTAGTTagttgacaaaaacaaatttttttaatccagtgaatatttgtctctgttgtgttaAGACAACTGTCCTGCTTATTATCTGTGGAGTAAGTGCTTCCCTCAAGTGGACAAGCTGTGACAGTATAGCTGACTAACATGCTAAACAAGCGCAACTGGGACCTCCATCAGTAAGTGTTTGACCTTCAATAGTTTGTTggtattaactaaagtttaattcactatatatatatatgccattttaaaatatatataactgCTTATTTCAATGGCATGATAGATGTTATaagttattatgattattacCACATTATGTATATTAAGATATTAAAGACCCAGAAAAAAATACCAAGGACATGACCTCTGTGATCTTATTGGTGCtccggctgcagcaggacattaTTAACTTGTTTACTACATGTGGCCAAAAACTAATGAGCATTTAAACAATTCACTAACACCaataattttacatttcatttatataCAATAAAGGCAGTGCATATTGATATAAGTGGGGAGAGAGACCTGActtaatttttttctgtgaattaTTTGTAGTGCTTGATATATTATACAACTTGAGGCTATGAGTAATGTGTGTAGGGTCTTGAGGGCAGAAGGAGGAAGGAATGTGTTGGGGGTCAGACTGGATCCCTCCTTAGATTAGATTTAGGTTCCATCCAGTTTTCACCTCACTTAGATCAGTGAAATGACTTTAAAATAGAAACCTGCTAATTTCCTTTTCTATTCCCAGTTAGAAGGTGAATGGAGCCAAACCCTGGATATGTTTAACAAAGCAACATCAGCAACAACACAGTCTCCCCCTGCTGTCTGTGTCCTTTTACTCCTTGGTTACCATTGTGTTCAAATCATCTTCCGTATCTCCCCCCCCTGAAAACACAAGGACATCACACAACCTATCAATTTTTTCCAACTGTAAATGAAATTgtgcattttttacatttgtgaaCCCAAGCAGTGTACTCACAAAAGCACTTCTGGAGGGTCTCAGATCTGCGCAGCATTAGAAATGATAAACCAGCCACCAACAGCATGCCGAAGAAGCCCCCAATGACACAGCCAATGAGAGTTGCATAGCTGGTGCCGTCATCTAGGAGCAAAGGTAACAGTGAGGGGGGAagactaaaaagaaaaagtcatatGCTTCACCCCTCTTTTAATGATAAATACCAGTAACATGTACAAAAAAACAGGCCAAAACCCTGCCTGGAACTTGGGTTATTAGATGTTTAAAGGGATTAGGCAAGATTACTGTGTGATGATCCTTTACCATAAACGTGTAGGGTGGCAGTAGCTGCATCGGGATTGTTTGACTGCTGACAAATAAAGCTTGCTCCATTGTCAGAGAATGAAGTTCCCTTGAGGGTCCACACAGCCACTGACTCTTCGTCCGTCATATCACAACTTCCATAGAGAgcctgaggagagagacagcaaggaatggatggatggatggatggatggacggatggatggatggatgggcaGAATTGCTGAGACACCATTCACACTATTACAAGACACTATAACATCATAATGATTCTTAGGCTGttattttaaaggggcaatatgtaagaattggccacctgctAAATCCAATTATTTATAAACAAACTGGGGGGCatcatatcaccagagtaataactaactgctgctaactgtagctgccatgaGCTATTTAACTTCAGCCTCGCATCTAGTGGCCAAGATGGGGAGCCCGGAGCACCGGAGGAATATTGGGGTTTACACTGCAGGACACTGCTAGGACACATCTCTGCAACGCAATATATCAACATCATAATATCAAAAATGTTAGTTCCTCACATTATGATGATAAATTTGTAATTtacaactaaaattcttacatattgcacctttaagttaaaaaaagtgtgatgatgttttatgttttagttcCTTTGCACATCACATTTGATAGCTGGTATGAAATGGTGTCCACTTCCTTAACTTTGTGTCTTTGCGTGTACTTTACTGTGATATGATTTTACTGAGGGGAAGAGGAAAGACAGTTTAGCATGAGGGTAAATATAGAGCCAGAGCGCGACCACATCACCTGGGGGATATCTTCTAGGTGGCCAGAAGGACAGATGAGACTGTAGTTGCCGTGACTCCTATAGATGGTGAATGTGATGTTTGGAGAAGACTTAGGCACTCCACAGCGAAACTCTGCAGATTCTCCCACAGCCACTGTGAGGTTAGCTGGACGTGTGCGATAACTGAGAGCAGCAGGGTTCGGTGCTGAAGCAGTGGTGCTGTTTTGAGCTGGAACAGCGATTGCGCATtgccggtgtgtgtgttcataggAGAGAAAGACGAGGAAAGAGCAAAAAGTGGAGATGATTGGATTGCATCGCTAATAACCATAACAATAAAGAAATTTACAGATAATGAAAAGCGTATTTACTAGCTGGTATAAAGCTAGCTGCCCTTAGCCCACTTTCCATTCGTCAAAACTGAATATGAATCGGGTTTATTATCTGTATTTCAACAAAACCCAATCTCATCAAGAAACATTTACATACAACTTGTTTAGGGTACAATAGATATTGAGAAATGTATTATGTAACAATTGCCACAACACACATTGCACAGCATTACTCAGATAACTGTTGAGTTGGGTTGTGATTGTATGTACCGATATCCACCCATCATGTTGTGCAGTGTTGATCAGGAAGTAGCATCTACGTGTAACTAATATCTGACCTTAGGCAAACTCCCTCCACTGCCTCcataaacatttgaatattctAATGACTTGAAACTCATCTTTCACACGAAGATTTCTTCTTTCCACTGGAAGTCTTACAAGCTGCAAAAATGCAGACGGTCAAGGTGAAGCCTTCCTGCCTGCTGCAGTGACCAGTTTGACTAGTTCATTTTCCTGCTATGATTTCTTTACTATTGTCAGTCTGTGGGTGTTGTATTTTAACGTGTAAGTGAAAACATGTCTTGATTAGGTCAAATATCTTGAGATCATAGATGCGGTTAATTACCAGAGGAGGGTGTGGTTATTTTgagcagaaccagcagcagcaaaaagATCCGTGAAACCTTCCCCGTCTTCCCCatctctcctttcctcctcgTCTCCATTTTTGCCTCCACTCAGTCTTCTTTTTTCCAAAAGTTTATCTGTAAGGAGTTGTAACTTTATTTGTCATACAACATAAGTAAATTAGATTAGATGTAAACGTACAAGAGTCCTTGTGGCTCTGCTTCCTTCAGATTTAAAAATAGAgcttttttacattaaaagatGGAACGTGTCACTGCTTCACATGAAAAAGATGGCAGTATTTTGGGAGACATCAAAGATATCTAAGACAAGAAAGACAAACTTGTTGATTAGTAACACGGACCGTAAAATGTTGTAGAAACTCCTCAGCAGCTCTGCAGGCTGCTTCCTTATTTGAAGGCTATGACGTTGCTCCTTTAAAAATAGACCTTATCCTCCGACAGATGCCTCGACACCTTGTCCAAACTGTCTGACCTAATATTTCTACTGACAGCGTCTCAATAAACAGTGAAGAGGCCGTCTCCACACAATGCCGACTCTGctctcacctctctgtctcactccaTCCGTCGCGCTTTAACCAGGTGGGATGTTAAGAAACAACTAGACACCCGAAGGAGATGGATTCCTCCGAATGAGAAACAAACAGGTTGGGCAGGCCTGGCCTGAACCAATAATAGCTTCTGGTAGAAACGTCAGCTCATCACGCAAGGCTTTTCTTGCCgccccatttactttcactcactctcactcacatacacaaaTCTGttatccctccctccctcacccccctCCCGTCATCCTTACTTTTCCTACAGTCCCTCAGTCTATGAAGAATATGCTTTAAATACTTGATTGACAGAATTTTACTGTTAAATAAGTTCCCTCTTTTTGAAGGACAAGCAGCTTGACCTGCTGTCATCACACCTGAGTTGGCCTCACCTCCTGCACTTGTTCTTATTGAATGCTCAGTGCCATTTAGTTATTGTCTGGTGTTTTTtgtcagacagtgagacagTAGATTTTATGAAGTCAAAAGAGAAAGATTACGTTTAGCTTTGCTGCTCttcagccatgctagcagctctgtgaggctgtaggCTACTTAAGTGCAGTGATTTTAGTTGAATTCtgacatcagcatgctaacatgctcagtTAGGTATTTTTAGATGAGCCTGTTACCATGCAAACTATTGCTAATGGGCAATTGATCTTCTGAgatcttttgtgttttgtgtcaatGATGATGATTGCAGCGCTGGTGCTTCGGATCCTGAAGCCAAATAAGGACagattagtttttattttacgTTTTTTGACAAagttttaaatcacatttttaaattcagattGCACTGTTATAAATGCTGTTTCTCTTGTCCATTACTGCTTGCCTTTTGGTCGCACTCCTTAAATATATGGCGAACATAATTTCCAACCTAATAGATATTCTAGCTTTCACTTCCTTATTGAAGAAGAAAGATGCcatcctcttcttcagtgtATGCCCGCAGAAAGCTCCCCCCAGTACTCAGTGGCTCAGTGATATGCTCTTCTATTCTCTTCAATCtttccttttccattttttgGGTTTGTCTcttattttactttgaaaaggcaagagttttttttaaatccattcaAATTCATAGTACTTTATATACTGCTTTGATATACATTTCTATGTGGTTCTAACATTGTTTTACCATCTGAATACAAACCTTTGGTCTAGACTTTTCTGATGAGTTTACCCCCTTTCATTGTTTTAAGGATATTATTGTCACAGACAGATACACAGATTATTCTTCATGCTAACCCTGCAGCAGTCACCTGGTATAGGGCCACTCTTCCCAGTTTCAGTTCCAGGTGGGCTCAGGACAGGTACTGCTGTTCCCCTCTATGGATGCATCTCACCTTTGACTGTTCCTTTGCAAGGCCAAGGGAGGTCAGGAGGTAGATCGTACTTGATACATAGATACACTGAGCTGTTACTATCTGTCATATTGACTCATCCAATGGGAATGATAAAACGTTGCAAGCTGGCCTGACTCTATGGAGGGGTTAGAAATTCAAAGAGAGAGTTTTTGTCACATAGTCTGGAGTTAGACCCaaatctgctttttaaaagGGCTTATTTTATAAAAGaggaattaaaacaaacattgcGTGTCATTTTTTCAATATCTGGGCTTGAGCACAACATTGCACATGCTTCATTTTATTATAAATGTCATGAAATGTTCAATGTCCAAACTTTCCCTATTTAATGGTAAAAGGAGGACAAAATGTAGTTGTAGTTGCTGTGGACAAACATGTAGGAAGGACGTAGCTCTCTCACAAAATCTTAGATGTTGCCCTGTTATGCTTCAGAAGAACAGCCAGGATTATAAAAATCTGCACTGCCCAAACAGCTCAA of Sparus aurata chromosome 17, fSpaAur1.1, whole genome shotgun sequence contains these proteins:
- the LOC115566798 gene encoding uncharacterized protein LOC115566798, whose amino-acid sequence is METRRKGEMGKTGKVSRIFLLLLVLLKITTPSSAQNSTTASAPNPAALSYRTRPANLTVAVGESAEFRCGVPKSSPNITFTIYRSHGNYSLICPSGHLEDIPQALYGSCDMTDEESVAVWTLKGTSFSDNGASFICQQSNNPDAATATLHVYDDGTSYATLIGCVIGGFFGMLLVAGLSFLMLRRSETLQKCFWGGDTEDDLNTMVTKE